From Fusarium fujikuroi IMI 58289 draft genome, chromosome FFUJ_chr07, a single genomic window includes:
- a CDS encoding related to UPC2-regulatory protein involved in control of sterol uptake has translation MPEPPNRLQIPGSSSRIYYNTTATRPGTLATGRVSVAIRIISKSSSSTPESWPCDQPNTGVESVTVASSLDKALPEIGFQYPFVLHALLGLSALHIAYTYPTQRTRSWLVGMYHHNEALTGFRQELCLITKENSEALFTWSICNVLYIFATSNPLHQGIDGSPTSSTSAQKERVLGTEWIPMIRGLKAVLEPTHNYIRLGRMKAIMSTGNWYELDPDQESQDPEDAHFCRARESWNDSDSAEVYEEALQVLRKCRLYSSQFREMDSERRSNWGYNKEWSAPLMFIHFAQDSYFALLRQRQPPALILFSLFGALLHKIRNYWFMEGWGKAIVEVIADILGSYWREWLIWPLEVIHE, from the exons ATGCCTGAACCGCCGAACCGTTTGCAAATACCCGGAAGCAGTAGTCGAATCTACTACAACACCACCGCTACCCGCCCCGGTACACTCGCCACTGGGCGTGTTAGCGTCGCCATCAGGATCATCAGTAAATCCAGCTCTAGCACTCCAGAGTCTTGGCCATGCGATCAGCCAAACACTGGAGTTGAATCAGTTACAGTTGCTTCATCACTGGACA AAGCCCTTCCAGAGATTGGTTTCCAATATCCATTCGTCTTGCATGCATTGCTAGGCCTGTCCGCTTTACACATTGCTTACACGTACCCAACCCAGCGAACCCGGAGTTGGCTAGTTGGCATGTATCATCACAACGAGGCCTTGACCGGATTCCGACAAGAACTTTGCCTTATCACAAAAGAAAACAGTGAGGCATTGTTTACATGGTCCATATGCAATGTTCTATACATCTTCGCTACGTCAAATCCACTTCATCAGGGTATAGATGGAAGCCCCACCTCGTCCACATCAGCCCAAAAGGAAAGGGTCTTGGGTACAGAATGGATTCCTATGATCCGCGGTCTGAAAGCCGTGCTTGAGCCCACACATAATTACATCCGACTCGGAAGAATGAAGGCCATAATGAGTACGGGGAACTGGTATGAACTTGATCCAGATCAAGAAAGTCAGGACCCAGAAGATGCCCATTTTTGCCGAGCCCGCGAATCTTGGAACGACTCCGATAGTGCTGAGGTCTATGAAGAGGCGCTTCAAGTTCTCCGAAAATGTAGACTTTACTCATCGCAGTTCCGCGAAATGGACTCTGAGAGGAGAAGCAACTGGGGATATAACAAAGAGTGGTCTGCGCCTCTGATGTTCATTCATTTTGCACAGGACTCGTATTTCGCACTCTTGCGGCAGAGGCAACCGCCAGCTTTGATCCTGTTTTCCCTGTTTGGAGCACTCCTGCATAAGATCAGAAATTACTGGTTCATGGAGGGCTGGGGCAAAGCGATAGTGGAGGTAATAGCAGATATCTTGGGCAGTTACTGGAGGGAATGGTTGATATGGCCTTTAGAGGTTATTCACGAATAA
- a CDS encoding related to TRI13-cytochrome P450: MFSLRIGSMSWLELIAGALSIFLLFFYLYNRALPKPIPGIPYNKHATKRLLGDLPDLMGHQKHTGEQRRWFAMQNQKFNSPVCQVFIRPFGKPRVVLSDFREAQDILSKRLKDFDRSDRAREAFAGIIPHQMLSYQTVDPKFKKHRELMRDLMSPKFLNQVSGPEIYSKVNSLVRLWHEKCLHAAEHPFDGKRDLQRATLDVITAVSLGLDDENSATKRQLDDMLARSSAGVTFMQPETKIVDFPVHPLTEELDATLTIVESSSVGFSSPIPRWHYWVISHFPYLKNAARVREEWTRREIDKAVEAISKNGSDNEWATRSALEFMVLREAAAAKKANRPPRFHRRRIYDELFGYIIAGHDTTGATLSWGVRYIADAPQAQRKLRSFLQDAFSSALAEHRQPTIDEITSSSIPYLDAVIEEILRLSAVLPIISREAMADTTILGHAIPKGTVVFFTLNGPSLMKPAIETPEIVRSESSRGTKSRYGEWRAEDVEQFIPERWIDVDDKGVETYNAMKGPFLTFGSGPRGCFGRRLAYLQLRIFWVLLMWNFEFLRVDPELRTQDVVENVGVEPRESYVRLRRIGSPL, from the exons ATGTTCTCTCTTCGTATTGGCTCCATGTCCTGGCTTGAACTTATAGCTGGTGCCCTTTCTATCTTCCTTCTATTCTTTTACCTATACAATCGTGCTCTTCCCAAGCCTATCCCCGGAATACCATATAACAAACATGCCACAAAGCGCCTCCTCGGAGACCTTCCGGACCTGATGGGGCATCAGAAGCACACAGGGGAGCAACGCCGATGGTTTGCGATGCAGAACCAGAAGTTCAACTCCCCAGTCTGTCAAGTCTTCATCCGCCCGTTCGGAAAGCCGAGAGTGGTTCTATCGGACTTTCGAGAGGCCCAAGATATCCTTTCGAAACGATTGAAGGACTTTGATCGCAGCGATAGAGCCCGGGAGGCATTTGCAGGTATCATCCCCCACCAGATGCTTTCTTATCAAACAGTGGAtcccaagttcaagaagcaCAGAGAGCTGATGAGGGATCTCATGTCACCAAAGTTTCTCAACCAA GTCTCAGGTCCAGAGATATACTCCAAAGTCAACAGTCTCGTTAGACTCTGGCACGAGAAGTGCTTGCATGCCGCTGAACATCCATTTGATGGAAAGAGAGACCTCCAAAGAGCTACTCTCGACGTTATCACAGCTGTCTCCCTTGGACTAGACGATGAAAATAGCGCTACTAAACGGCAGCTGGATGACATGTTGGCCAGGTCTAGCGCGGGTGTTACCTTCATGCAGCCCGAGACGAAGATTGTGGACTTCCCCGTTCATCCCTTGACAGAAGAGTTAGATGCAACCCTGACTATTGTTGAGAGCTCATCAGTTGGCTTCTCGTCGCCGATACCCCGGTGGCACTATTGGGTCATTAGTCACTTTCCGTACCTGAAAAACGCCGCCAGAGTTAGGGAGGAGTGGACGCGACGAGAGATCGACAAGGCGGTCGAGGCAATCTCCAAAAATGGCTCCGATAACGAATGGGCAACACGTTCGGCACTCGAGTTTATGGTACTTCGAGAAGCCGCCGCTGCTAAGAAGGCCAATAGACCACCGAGATTCCATCGCCGGCGCATCTACGACGAA CTGTTTGGATACATTATCGCAGGGCACGATACAACCGGTGCTACTCTTTCGTGGGGTGTGAGATACATTGCGGATGCTCCGCAAGCACAAAGGAAACTCCGAtcatttcttcaagatgccttCTCCAGCGCTCTTGCAGAGCATCGCCAGCCGACGATAGACGAGATAACCAGTTCATCCATTCCATATCTTGATGCTGTCATCGAGGAGATCCTGCGTCTCAGTGCGGTGCTCCCAATCATAAGTCGAGAAGCAATGGCCGACACAACTATTCTCGGACACGCCATTCCAAAAGGCACCGTCGTGTTCTTTACACTAAACGGACCCAGCCTGATGAAGCCGGCAATCGAGACCCCCGAGATTGTTCGGAGTGAGAGCTCACGGGGTACAAAGAGTCGATACGGAGAGTGGCGCGCAGAGGATGTCGAGCAATTTATACCCGAGCGATGGatagatgttgatgacaaaGGCGTTGAGACTTACAACGCCATGAAGGGGCCGTTTCTCACGTTCGGTAGTGGACCACGAGGCTGCTTTGGGAGGAGGCTTGCTTACCTCCAGCTTCGGATCTTCTGGGTGTTGCTTATGTGGAACTTTGAGTTTCTCCGCGTTGATCCTGAGCTCAGGACTCAGGATGTTGTAGAGAATGTTGGGGTAGAGCCGCGTGAGAGTTATGTACGACTGAGAAGGATAGGGAGTCCTTTGTAA
- a CDS encoding related to D-arabinitol 2-dehydrogenase — protein MEDLKGKVIAVTGAASGIGLATAQLLFSIGAKLSLSDRSPIPLEQATQALLAAHPSRDRQDILTAEVDVTSSAKVTSWIEETVKKFGRLDGAVNSAGISAVQMGRGRIRDLSDESWALCMGINATGVFYSMRAELNAMVNGGSIVNLASLAGVIAVPGAAEYGASKHAVVGLTKTGAREEGQAGIRVNAVAPGQIDTPMTQSVPAEFTTFLKEKVSMQPISRQGRAEEVAALICFLLSERLSSFITGQIIRIDGGSSV, from the exons ATGGAAGACCTCAAAGGCAAAGTCATCGCCGTCACGGGTGCAGCATCCGGAATTGGGCTTGCAACTGCTCAACTACTGTTCTCTATCGGGGCCAAGTTATCCTTGTCCGATAGATCACCCATTCCACTTGAACAAGCCACCCAAGCCCTTCTCGCCGCGCACCCAAGCCGTGATAGGCAAGACATCCTGACAGCAGAGGTCGATGTCACATCTAGTGCAAAGGTCACTTCCTGGATCGAAGAGACTGTCAAGAAATTCGGCAGACTTGATGGGGCAGTTAATTCAGCAGGAATCAGCGCTGTCCAGATGGGCCGGGGCCGGATCCGCGACCTGAGCGATGAGAGCTGGGCTCTGTGCATGGGAATCAATGCCACGGGTGTCTTCTACTCTATGCGTGCTGAGCTCAACGCCATGGTTAACGGAGGGAGCATTGTCAATCTGGCAAGCCTGGCTGGTGTGATCGCAGTCCCTGGAGCTGCGGAATACGGAGCGTCGAAGCATGCAGTGGTTGGTCTAACAAAGACTGGAGCCAGAGAAGAGGGCCAAGCTGGCATTAGAGTCAACGCAGTCGCACC TGGCCAGATAGATACTCCAATGACTCAGAGTGTTCCTGCGGAGTTTACAACCTTTCTGAAAGAGAAGGTTTCCATGCAGCCCATCTCGAGACAGGGACGAGCCGAGGAGGTTGCGGCGTTGATTTGCTTTCTTCTTAGTGAAAGACTCTCGTCTTTTATAACGGGCCAGATCATTCGCATCGATGGGGGATCTTCAGTGTAG
- a CDS encoding related to decarboxylase DEC1: protein MPFGTFKTKEARGPIPLCSPPYPAGLDEFTDVQILSVRYHTTYNAVKDMIPEECELEDEPLVTLTLFNYGMGPIGAYNEFVCQVEVKWEGRKLPFSIELILNNEGAIYAGRERWGIPKVMGNVEWDPSKANSAPNGIITGHVERPAGCKLVQFGFKPQKKVQDWGALSGMMRESLHFRSIPAANSHDPPILREFIPTAFEVTHAEVWAGEGSIGLFNVSEFDPVHRLKVVRYAGATMCRNARGVLHPISKTFPV from the coding sequence ATGCCCTTTGGTACTTTCAAGACAAAGGAGGCCAGAGGCCCCATCCCTCTCTGCTCTCCGCCCTACCCAGCTGGCCTGGATGAATTCACCGATGTCCAGATTCTTTCCGTCAGATATCACACGACATACAATGCCGTCAAGGACATGATCCCTGAAGAATGcgagctggaagatgaaCCGCTTGTTACGCTCACCCTCTTCAACTACGGAATGGGTCCCATTGGCGCATACAACGAGTTTGTCTGTCAGGTCGAGGTCAAATGGGAGGGCAGGAAGTTACCCTTCTCGatcgagctcatcctcaacaacgAAGGCGCCATATATGCCGGAAGGGAGCGCTGGGGCATCCCCAAGGTTATGGGCAACGTTGAGTGGGATCCCTCCAAGGCCAATTCAGCGCCCAACGGTATCATCACGGGCCATGTTGAGCGTCCCGCCGGATGCAAGCTCGTCCAGTTTGGGTTCAAGCCGCAGAAGAAAGTTCAAGACTGGGGTGCTCTGAGCGGCATGATGCGCGAGAGCCTTCACTTCCGCTCGATCCCTGCGGCGAATAGTCATGATCCCCCGATTCTCCGGGAATTCATTCCTACCGCCTTTGAGGTTACACACGCTGAGGTTTGGGCAGGTGAGGGGTCCATTGGTCTCTTCAATGTTTCAGAATTTGATCCGGTTCATCGACTCAAGGTCGTGCGATATGCTGGCGCAACTATGTGCAGAAATGCCAGAGGTGTTCTGCATCCAATCTCAAAGACCTTCCCTGTCTGA
- a CDS encoding related to 15-hydroxyprostaglandin dehydrogenase, whose translation MSDLLHKTALVTGGGSGINLELAKSLRGKGCAVLIADIALSPPAAAWLKSLGNQVNPQVVFHKTDVTSLEQLLEVFEVFEKRLGGVPDIVVPGAGVYEGSFPGFWDDRDETLSYKLFDINMMHPIRITRIAIRKMREVKKPGTILHLSSITAQKPSVVLPLYSVSKAAISQFVRCMAPLDQMCGIRIVGIAPGLVDTPLLRNTAGAQNHVDPSTDFLLPTEEVVGAMVALLTDIKYAGGTVLEVGDIGSWREVHLLGDAGPQGRSTRARAKTTEATAKLAKMLMGEEKPVPGSSKL comes from the exons ATGAGCGATCTTCTCCACAAAACAGCTTTAGTCACCGGAGGAGGTTCAG GGATCAATCTGGAACTTGCAAAGTCTCTCAGAGGCAAAGGATGCGCAGTCCTCATCGCTGACATCGCACTGAGTCCACCCGCCGCTGCATGGCTAAAGTCTCTTGGAAACCAAGTGAATCCCCAAGTGGTATTTCACAAGACTGATGTAACCTCACTGGAACAACTACTCGAGGTCTTTGAGGTCTTTGAAAAGAGGCTCGGCGGAGTACCCGATATCGTAGTGCCCGGCGCTGGCGTGTATGAGGGGTCCTTTCCTGGGTTCTGGGATGACAGGGACGAAACACTCAGCTACAAGCTATTTGACATCAACATGATGCACCCGATAAGAATTACACGCATCGCGATCCGCAAGATGCgtgaggtcaagaagccagGCACAATCCTCCACCTCTCAAGCATTACAGCCCAGAAGCCCTCCGTTGTTCTTCCGCTGTATTCTGTATCAAAAGCTGCTATCAGCCAATTCGTCCGTTGCATGGCGCCGCTAGACCAGATGTGCGGCATCCGAATAGTCGGCATTGCGCCGGG CTTGGTTGACACACCGCTGCTTCGGAATACCGCAGGAGCACAAAATCACGTTGATCCGTCTACAGACTTCTTGCTGCCTACTGAGGAAGTTGTAGGTGCCATGGTGGCATTGCTGACTGACATCAAGTATGCTGGGGGCACGGTTCTGGAGGTTGGTGATATTGGGAGTTGGAGGGAGGTGCATTTATTGGGAGATGCTGGTCCCCAAGGCCGATCAACTCGCGCAAGAGCCAAGACAACCGAAGCCACAGCCAAGCTTGcaaagatgttgatgggagaagagaagcctGTTCCTGGGTCTTCCAAGCTATAA
- a CDS encoding related to steroid monooxygenase: MPTNQPMSSRDRAIKHFQSLAPGPPNPGEGTEAYKDVDELAYALSRVPTFTPRPVRIIAIGAGFAGLSMARAVSTGNIQNASIKVYEKNADVGGTWYENRYPGCACDIPAPNYQFSWAPNPFWKSYYAKQEDILSYIRSVAEQHDLRRYIKTSHKITNASWIPEREVWQVTVTKTDGRDLVISSPGITEGETSSTFVEECDILINCTGFFNHWKWPNVKDRQLFGGRMLHSAAWPQDADKDIKGKTVALIGNGSSGVQILPAILNDAEKIYVHIRSPTWITTNFASKFAGPGGSNYDYSEEQKAAWAKDPETYLQYRRQIEQELNSRFGLYVNHSPEQKAAREYGIHEMANKLGERQDLLQALLPDFAVGCRRPTPGNGYLEALTSPKVQVIWGTVDAFTKSGIRTSSGHETNDVDTIICATGFDLSCAPRFPINGLNGTNLQDLWNDNPRSYLSVTAQDMPNYFGFLGPFSPLGHGSLVTSIEMVTKYIADFVNKLQTQNYSYCVPKAHIPAAYQKHALAWLNKTVWASNCSSTFKNGTAGGELNSLHPGSRINYFELLRTPRWEDFEWKSLCDSEDLTFAWLASGFTYREKNPADYPDTTWFINFDKHSKQIERRNVDEEVENVLNGTSRP, encoded by the exons ATGCCAACAAATCAGCCAATGAGCTCGCGAGACCGCGCCATCAAACACTTCCAGAGTCTAGCTCCTGGACCACCCAACCCTGGAGAAGGCACAGAGGCTTacaaggatgttgatgagctggccTATGCTCTATCTCGAGTTCCCACGTTTACGCCTCGGCCAGTGCGAATTATTGCAATTGGCGCGGGCTTTGCAGGTCTTTCGATGGCCAGGGCTGTTAGCACTGGTAATATACAAAATGCTAGTATCAAGGTGTATGAAAAGAACGCTGATGTTGGAGGGACGTGGTATGAGAATCGTTACCCAGG ATGCGCCTGCGACATACCAGCACCTAATTACCAA TTTTCCTGGGCACCTAACCCGTTCTGGAAATCGTATTACGCCAAGCAAGAGGATATCCTATCTTACATACGATCAGTTGCCGAACAGCATGATTTGCGGCGTTACATAAAAACGTCTCACAAGATCACCAATGCTTCTTGGATACCAGAGCGCGAGGTCTGGCAGGTCACTGTGACCAAGACCGACGGTAGAGATCTCGTCATTTCTAGTCCAGGTATTACAGAGGGTGAGACCTCGTCTACCTTTGTGGAAGAGTGTGATatcctcatcaactgcaCCGGTTTCTTCAATCACTGGAAATGGCCCAACGTGAAAGATCGACAACTGTTTGGGGGAAGAATGCTTCATTCAGCAGCCTGGCCACAGGATGCTGATAAAGACATTAAGGGGAAAACAGTAGCACTGATCGGTAATGGAAGCAGTGGTGTCCAGATCCTACCCGCCATACTCAATGACGCAGAGAAGATATATGTGCATATCAGAAGTCCGACATGGATCACCACCAATTTCGCTTCCAAATTTGCAGGTCCCGGTGGATCGAACTATGACTACTCCGAAGAGCAAAAGGCTGCTTGGGCCAAGGATCCAGAGACATATCTCCAGTATAGACGTCAGATCGAGCAGGAACTCAACAGCCGTTTCGGTCTCTACGTAAACCATTCTCCGGAGCAAAAGGCTGCTCGCGAGTATGGAATCCATGAGATGGCCAACAAGCTTGGAGAGAGACAGGACTTGCTTCAAGCGCTACTACCGGACTTTGCTGTTGG GTGTCGTCGCCCAACGCCCGGCAATGGGTATCTCGAGGCTCTCACGTCGCCAAAGGTACAAGTAATTTGGGGCACAGTCGATGCATTCACCAAGAGCGGTATCCGCACTTCATCCGGTCACGAAACAAACGACGTGGATACCATCATCTGCGCCACAGGCTTCGACTTGTCCTGCGCCCCTCGCTTCCCGATCAACGGCCTCAACGGAACCAATCTCCAAGACCTCTGGAACGATAACCCACGGTCATACCTATCAGTCACAGCGCAAGACATGCCCAACTACTTCGGCTTCCTGGGTCCATTCTCTCCGCTCGGACATGGCAGTCTGGTGACTTCGATCGAAATGGTGACCAAGTACATCGCCGACTTTGTGAACAAGCTTCAGACCCAGAACTACAGCTACTGCGTGCCCAAGGCTCACATCCCTGCTGCCTACCAGAAGCATGCCCTCGCATGGCTCAACAAGACGGTCTGGGCGAGTAACTGCAGCAGCACGTTTAAGAACGGGACTGCTGGCGGAGAACTTAACAGTTTACATCCTGGTAGTCGGATTAACTACTTTGAGCTGTTGCGTACTCCGAGGTGGGAGGATTTTGAGTGGAAGAGTCTTTGCGATAGTGAGGACTTGacttttgcttggctggcGAGTGGATTCACTTATAGGGAAAAGAACCCCGCTGACTATCCGGATACAAC CTGGTTTATCAACTTTGATAAACATTCTAAGCAGATCGAAAGACGTAACGtagatgaagaggttgaaaaTGTCCTGAATGGAACCTCGAGGCCGTAG
- a CDS encoding related to flavin oxidoreductase produces MVHDSQLNAAVPGIPFFAPAQDPSTGTAKQLEPDTPTIFRPLKIRGIMLRNRICVSPMCHYSCAASGPQTGVLTPLYYTTIGHYAFRGAALVMLEATGVTPNGRISVNCPGIWNDAQRDALKNLADFVHSQGGLIGLQLGHAGRKASTLAPWVATRMGQGSARADESQGGWPDDVVGPSGGLDSVWDGKASQDPKGGFWEPREMSIGEISNLIRSFAKAAERAVWAGVDVLEVHVAHGYLLHQFVSPITNQRKDKYGGSFENRIRLVLEIIQAVRDVIPESMPLFVRLSATDWMEKSTLGKDLGSWDVPSTIRLAKLLPDLGVDVLDVSSAGNHPQAAHNVFDAGREQAAIAARVKEVLERAGKRMIIGTVGEITDAIQARDLVQEGAAGSVDLISVGRQFLKEPGWVLKVAQELGVDVAWPQFISRPQISQILTKL; encoded by the coding sequence ATGGTTCACGACTCGCAGCTCAACGCCGCCGTGCCAGGCATCCCTTTCTTTGCACCAGCACAGGATCCAAGCACAGGGACTGCAAAACAGCTTGAACCAGACACTCCGACGATCTTCCGTCCCCTCAAGATCCGCGGCATCATGCTGCGAAACCGTATCTGTGTGTCCCCCATGTGCCACTACTCATGCGCCGCAAGTGGACCGCAGACGGGTGTCTTGACTCCTCTGTACTATACTACCATCGGCCACTATGCCTTCCGAGGAGCAGCGTTGGTCATGCTGGAAGCAACTGGTGTTACGCCTAATGGCCGTATCAGCGTCAACTGTCCTGGGATCTGGAACGATGCGCAGAGAGATGCCCTCAAGAACCTGGCAGACTTTGTGCACTCCCAGGGAGGTCTTATCGGGTTGCAGCTTGGCCACGCCGGGAGGAAGGCGAGCACTCTGGCGCCGTGGGTTGCCACTCGTATGGGACAGGGAAGTGCTAGGGCTGATGAATCTCAAGGCGGGTGGCCTGATGACGTTGTCGGGCCATCCGGAGGCTTGGATTCTGTCTGGGATGGAAAGGCTAGTCAAGACCCAAAGGGCGGGTTCTGGGAGCCGAGAGAGATGAGTATTGGGGAAATCTCCAACTTGATCAGAAGCTTTGCGAAGGCAGCAGAACGAGCTGTCTGGGCCGGTGTAGATGTACTCGAGGTTCATGTTGCCCACGGTTATCTCCTCCATCAATTCGTCAGCCCTATCACGAATCAGAGGAAAGACAAGTACGGTGGTAGCTTCGAGAACCGGATACGGCTAGTCCTTGAAATTATCCAAGCTGTCCGAGATGTCATCCCCGAATCCATGCCTCTGTTTGTCCGACTCAGCGCAACTGACTGGATGGAGAAGTCAACCTTGGGCAAGGACCTAGGAAGTTGGGATGTCCCCAGCACGATCCGCCTTGCAAAGCTTCTCCCTGACTTGGGCGTTGATGTCCTCGACGTCAGCTCCGCAGGGAATCATCCACAAGCCGCCCACAACGTGTTTGACGCTGGAAGGGAGCAAGCTGCCATTGCGGCGAGGGTGAAGGAGGTACTGGAAAGGGCAGGCAAGCGGATGATCATTGGTACTGTCGGTGAGATTACGGATGCCATCCAGGCTAGAGACTTGGTCCAGGAGGGCGCTGCGGGTAGTGTTGATCTAATTTCGGTCGGTCGGCAGTTTTTGAAAGAGCCGGGTTGGGTTTTGAAAGTTGCTCAGGAATTGGGCGTGGACGTGGCTTGGCCGCAGTTTATTTCGCGACCGCAGATATCTCAGATACTCACAAAGCTCTAA
- a CDS encoding related to lipase/esterase translates to MSVNVRPKSVSDKVRATRLELVDRLEKQLANAKQWYDFDDPQDYRKARAEGTHGFDRLQVNDQARLVYAPRRDGQRIELRVIEPPAPSKGVFLHFHASGFVIGSNASYDGYLTRISEVSGLTVASVEYRLAPEQPFPAGRDDCVNAALFTLSAQGISDLGAPLRVIGGESAGAWLAVAVVLELRDEYGIDVKSQIAAICASYGIYDLTYTPSLLSHKRNIVISRESMIKFSEAAFGHIPFVERKRPDISPLYADLGNLPPAHFLVGNIEPLLDDSIFMAARWINAGSEAELHVVEGACHAFTLFALGNVTNVGVQAVVDFIQAQLQRFATSMSMANSTQSS, encoded by the exons ATGTCGGTCAACGTACGCCCGAAGTCCGTGTCCGACAAAGTCCGTGCGACTCGCCTCGAACTTGTCGATCGCCTCGAGAAACAATTAGCAAACGCCAAGCAATGGTATGACTTTGACGACCCTCAAGACTACCGAAAAGCACGAGCAGAAGGCACTCATGGATTTGATCGTCTACAAGTGAATGACCAAGCCCGTTTGGTTTATGCTCCCCGGCGGGATGGGCAGAGGATTGAACTCCGGGTGATTGAACCGCCTGCACCCTCCAAGGGTGTTTTCCTCCACTTCCATGCAA GTGGCTTCGTCATTGGGAGCAACGCGTCTTACGACGGGTACTTGACGCGTATCTCCGAAGTATCCGGCCTGACCGTCGCGTCTGTCGAGTACCGCCTCGCGCCGGAGCAGCCATTCCCAGCTGGCCGCGATGACTGCGTGAACGCGGCCCTCTTTACTCTTTCTGCTCAGGGCATCAGTGATCTTGGCGCTCCCTTACGAGTAATCGGTGGAGAGTCGGCTGGTGCCTGGCTTGCTGTGGCTGTTGTCCTGGAATTGCGGGATGAGTATGGAATCGACGTTAAGTCACAAATCGCTGCAATCTGTGCGAGCTATGGGATATACGACTTGACCTACACGCCTTCCTTACTGTCACACAAACGGAACATAGTCATCAGTCGCGAGAGCATGATCAAGTTTTCAGAGGCGGCCTTTGGTCACATCCCGTTTGTTGAAAGGAAGAGACCTGACATATCCCCGTTGTATGCTGACTTGGGTAACCTGCCCCCAGCGCACTTCCTCGTGGGGAATATTGAACCACTACTCGATGATAGCATCTTCATGGCTGCCAGGTGGATAAACGCTGGGAGTGAAGCTGAGCTGCATGTTGTTGAGGGTGCTTGTCATGCCTTTACGCTATTTGCACTAGGTAACGTCACTAATGTTGGGGTTCAGGCAGTGGTGGACTTTATACAAGCGCAATTGCAAAGGTTTGCCACGTCAATGTCTATGGCGAACAGCACTCAGTCATCTTGA